A stretch of the Gossypium hirsutum isolate 1008001.06 chromosome D07, Gossypium_hirsutum_v2.1, whole genome shotgun sequence genome encodes the following:
- the LOC107956816 gene encoding cell differentiation protein rcd1 yields MVSGAAAPLTFNPPARVRYLIRGLASEETREQSLDVLCKNRLAYDNLAVLLWHSFGIMGVLLKIITSAYRPLLSDGLTENAVTQVCNAIALFQCVASHPDTRIPFIRATMPVYLYPFLNTMSNERSYECLRITSLGVIGSLAKVEDPEVIEYLLSTQIFPSCLRCMEVGKTLSRTVSTFIIYRILLSEKGLKYCFVLAERYLSVSQCLGKLVENLSEDDAENLPHLLKNIIGCYLRLSENERTRPQLSSYIPWKLLDGKYANIVRSDPMALADLRQLVCNLRTSKSCTAHCTDEPPASSDSPGTSIP; encoded by the exons ATGGTTTCAGGTGCGGCTGCTCCACTCACTTTCAACCCTCCTGCTAGAGTCAGATATTTGATTCGAGGTCTTGCTTCTGAAGAAACCCGAGAGCAATCACTTGATGTTCTTTGCAAG AATAGACTGGCTTATGACAATTTGGCAGTGCTGTTATGGCATTCTTTTGGGATTATGGGTGTCCTTTTGAAG ATAATAACTTCAGCTTACCGTCCACTGTTGTCCGACGGCCTTACTGAAAATGCTGTAACACAAGTCTGCAATGCTATAGCCCTTTTCCAG TGTGTAGCTTCTCACCCTGATACAAGGATTCCATTTATCAGAG CTACAATGCCAGTGTATCTATATCCCTTCTTGAACACCATGAGCAATGAAAGGAGCTACGAATGTCTAAGGATTACCAgcttaggtgtgatcgggtcccTAGCAAAG GTAGAGGATCCAGAAGTGATAGAGTACCTGCTTTCAACTCAAATATTTCCCAGTTGCCTACGCTGCATGGAGGTTGGCAAAACATTGTCAAGAACA GTGTCCACATTTATAATTTACAGAATCTTACTAAGTGAGAAAGGGCTCAAGTACTGTTTCGTTCTTGCTGAACGATATCTCTCAGTATCCCAATGTTTGGGGAAATTGGTTGAAAACCTTAGTGAAGATGATGCAGAAAATTTGCCTCACCTCCTCAAAAACATCATCGGATGTTACCTCAGGCTCTCCGAAAACGAAAG GACCAGGCCACAACTGTCGAGCTATATTCCATGGAAGTTGTTAGATGGCAAATATGCTAACATCGTTCGG AGTGATCCAATGGCCCTTGCTGACCTACGACAATTGGTTTGCAATTTAAGGACCAGCAAGAGTTGTACAGCCCACTGTACCGATGAGCCACCAGCTAGCAGCGACTCACCCGGAACGTCCATTCCATGA